The genomic interval AACTTTTCATGGAAGGCATTAGAAGGAGCCCAAAATTCTTTAAATAATCTTTATCAAAAAGTAGCCGAATACTCCGAGAACCGTTCTCGCTCTGGAAGAATCAAGAACGATTCTTCCAAAATCAAAAATTATCAAAACAAATTTCTGGAATTTGTTAATGACGATTTGAATACGCCAAAAGCTTTAGCTTTACTCTGGCAAATAGTCAAAGCTCAAGAAATATCAAACAGAGAAAAGTATAAACTTTTATTAGATTTTGACAAAGTTTTTAGCTTGGACTTAGACAAAGTTAAAAAACTGCGAATACCTCAACAAGTTAAAAAACTTGTAGAAGAAAGAGAAAAATTTCGTGAGCAGAAAAACTGGAAAAAAGCAGATGAAGCTCGCAAAAAAGTTGAAAAAATTGGATATCAAATTGAAGATACTGAAAAAGGATATAAAATCTTGAAAAAATAATAAAAATTATATAATTTAAAGTATAACAATATGCCGGAAAACAATTCATTAAATAAAGAACTGCCTGAAAAACTTCCGCCTCAAAATATAGAAGCAGAAAAATCCCTGCTCGGCTCTTTGATGATTGATAAAAACGCTATCGTTAAAGTCGTTGACTTTTTACAGTCAAAAGATTTCTATCAAGGCATACACCAGCAGATTTACGAGACAATGGCAGAACTATTTGAAAAAAAAGAGCCAGTTGATTTGCTTTCTGTCTCCAACCGGCTTAAAGAAAAAGAGCAATTGGAAGCAATCGGAGGAAACAGTTATCTAACTGAATTAATAAACTCTGTGCCTAATGCGCTTCATGTTCTTAACTATGCTAAAATCGCCCAAAGAAAAAGAATTTTAAGGGATTTAATAAGCGCTTCTTATGAAATCGGTTTAATGGGCTATAATGAAACAGACGATGTAGATGTTTTATTGGATAACGCGGAAAAAAGAATTTTTAGCATTGCCCAAAAATCACTTTCTCAAAAATTTGTTCCGGTAAAAGACACATTGGAAGAGGCATTTGAGCGCCTTGACGCTTTATCAAAGCAGAAAGAAGGCATAAGAGGAGTGCCAACTGGTTTTATTGATTTAGACAATAAGTTATCCGGCCTTCAAAAATCTGATCTTATTATTTTAGCTTCCCGGCCATCTTTGGGGAAAAGCAGTTTAGCGCTTGACATCGCGCGTAATGCAGCTATTCACCATAAAATTGCAGTTGGAATATTCAGTTTAGAAATGTCAAAAGACCAGGTAGTAGACAGGATTATTGCCAGTACGGCTAATGTTGATTTATGGCGTTTTAGAACAGGCCGTTTGTCAAGCGAAGGAGAAAACAATGATTTTTCCAAAATCCAGCAGTCATTGGGCATATTGTCTGAAGCGCCAATTTATATTGATGATGCCGCCACTTCTAATATTCTTCAAATGAGAGCAATGGCGCGCCGTTTGCAAGCAGATAAAGGATTGGGTTTGGTTATTGTTGATTATCTCCAGCTCATGGAGCCAAGAACTGCCAGCGCCAATATTGTTCAGCAAATGACTGAAATTTCCCGTTCCTTAAAAGGACTTGCTCGAGAGCTTAATGTTCCAGTTTTAGCTCTTTCGCAATTATCAAGAGCAGTAGAACAGCGCTCTCCGCAGATTCCGCGTTTATCAGACTTGCGTGACACAGGAGCTCTTGAACAGGATGCTGATGTGGTTTTGTTTATCCATCGGGAAGATAAATACAGGCCTGATACAGCGCGCAAAAATATCGCTGATATTATTATAGCCAAGCACCGTAATGGCCCGCCTGGAAAAGTGGAATTATATTTTAACGAACAAAAAGTCAGTTTTAGGAGTTTAGAAAAAACTGAAAAAGAAGAATTCGGCGAATCAGAGTATGAATAATTATCCTCCTTCAATCCAAAAACTTATTGATATATTTTCCAGTTTTCCTACTGTTGGCCCGCGAACTGCGGCTCGTTTTGTTTTTTATCTAATGCGGCTACCGGAAGAAAAGATAAAAGAAATCTTAGATTCTGTTTCCAATTTAAAAAAGACCATAAAAATTTGCTCTTTTTGTTTTAGTCCTTTTCAAGCAGCAGACACTGAAGAAACTCTTTGCCCGATTTGCCAAAATAAGACCCGGAATAGAAATCTGCTTTGCATTATTGAAAAAGAAACTGATTTAGTTGCTCTTGAAAAAACTAAAAAATACAATGGGCTTTATTTTATATTAGGCGGAACTGTTTCTAAACTAAAAGAAGATGAGATTAGAAAGCTAAGAGCTGAAGCATTAATAGAAAGAATAAAAAATCCAGAAAAATTTGGAATTTCTGGAGCTGATTTTCAAGAAATCATTATTGCTTTTAATCCTACTGCTGAAAGCGAAGCTACTGCTTTATATTTAAAACGGCTCTTAAAGCCGCTTGGCAAGAAGATAACGCAGCTGGGCCGTGGCTTACCCATAGGCGGTGAATTAGAATACGCTGACCAAGAAACCCTGTCATCTGCACTTGAAAGCAGAAGATAAAATAATTTTTTGCCAAATATTAAAAACACCATTTAAGGTGTTTTTTAGATTCTCTTTCTAAAACAAAATTAGTAATAATATTGCGACCGTAAGATTATTACTAATAGAAAAAATTGATATTTTTAAATTATTCTGTTTCAATTTTTAGGATTTCAACCTCTGTAAATAGCTGGCGATGGCCGGTTTTTTTTCTATATCTTTTCTTTGCCTTGTATTTAAAAATAATTACTTTTTTTTCTTTGCCCTGCTTTAAAACTTTTCCAATAACTTTAGCTCCCTTCACTAAAGGAGTTCCAATTTCCAGTTTTTTATTCTTTTCTAAAAGCAAAACTTCGGAAAATTTTATCTCTTTTTCCTCTTTTGCGTCAAGTTTCTCTATTTTTAATTTAGTTCCTGGCTCAACAATATACTGTTTTCCGCCAGTTTTAATTACGGCCAGTGTCATATTAGCATATAAACATTTAAACATATTAACATAACTCAAAATCAAAAAATTTTGCTGGAATGCTGGAATGCTAAAATGTTAGAATGTTAGAATGATTATTGCTCTGGTTTTTCTATTTGTAATGGTTCAACTTTTTTCTCTCCTTTAGTTATCTTAGCCACATCTTTATCTATTTTGCCAAATTCCTTATATGCCTGATTATAAGTATTTA from Candidatus Parcubacteria bacterium carries:
- the recR gene encoding recombination protein RecR; the encoded protein is MNNYPPSIQKLIDIFSSFPTVGPRTAARFVFYLMRLPEEKIKEILDSVSNLKKTIKICSFCFSPFQAADTEETLCPICQNKTRNRNLLCIIEKETDLVALEKTKKYNGLYFILGGTVSKLKEDEIRKLRAEALIERIKNPEKFGISGADFQEIIIAFNPTAESEATALYLKRLLKPLGKKITQLGRGLPIGGELEYADQETLSSALESRR
- the dnaB gene encoding replicative DNA helicase; translated protein: MPENNSLNKELPEKLPPQNIEAEKSLLGSLMIDKNAIVKVVDFLQSKDFYQGIHQQIYETMAELFEKKEPVDLLSVSNRLKEKEQLEAIGGNSYLTELINSVPNALHVLNYAKIAQRKRILRDLISASYEIGLMGYNETDDVDVLLDNAEKRIFSIAQKSLSQKFVPVKDTLEEAFERLDALSKQKEGIRGVPTGFIDLDNKLSGLQKSDLIILASRPSLGKSSLALDIARNAAIHHKIAVGIFSLEMSKDQVVDRIIASTANVDLWRFRTGRLSSEGENNDFSKIQQSLGILSEAPIYIDDAATSNILQMRAMARRLQADKGLGLVIVDYLQLMEPRTASANIVQQMTEISRSLKGLARELNVPVLALSQLSRAVEQRSPQIPRLSDLRDTGALEQDADVVLFIHREDKYRPDTARKNIADIIIAKHRNGPPGKVELYFNEQKVSFRSLEKTEKEEFGESEYE
- the rplU gene encoding 50S ribosomal protein L21 yields the protein MTLAVIKTGGKQYIVEPGTKLKIEKLDAKEEKEIKFSEVLLLEKNKKLEIGTPLVKGAKVIGKVLKQGKEKKVIIFKYKAKKRYRKKTGHRQLFTEVEILKIETE